A region of Streptomyces sp. NBC_01788 DNA encodes the following proteins:
- a CDS encoding baeRF2 domain-containing protein, giving the protein MRLSFLEPLYKQSGPFASVYLDTSRDSAVADPDAAIELRWRHLRDALTSEGADRGTITAVADLVGSDTEVPGTHGQAVFTAHGHAALLDELPVPPARDTAHFGTLPDIMPLIAQHAPGIAYLAVRVRYGGRHSTDATGTVRVDAEAGVWPLTKVAPGYRLHEEIPAGDWPGAARVIGRELEGHARRIDCEAVVVAGDAWARGILVNRLPAPLRGHVTMVEGTGDAVPGRALLEQRLESLFRGRMAAHDRRLLDVFLAQRAHGAVTAEGLRAAVAALQRGQVRALLLNNHPESPLRLWVGPEPGQIALTEEELRSYGVQDVRRERADAALTRALVGTRAELVLVPEREARLHEGVGVLLRCPLPRDGQDAPGT; this is encoded by the coding sequence ATGAGGCTTTCCTTTCTCGAACCTCTGTACAAGCAGTCCGGTCCGTTCGCTTCGGTGTATCTGGACACCTCCCGCGACAGCGCCGTCGCCGATCCCGACGCGGCCATAGAACTGCGGTGGCGGCACCTGCGGGACGCCCTGACGTCCGAGGGGGCGGACCGGGGCACCATCACCGCGGTGGCCGACCTCGTGGGCAGCGACACGGAGGTCCCCGGCACCCACGGGCAGGCGGTGTTCACCGCGCACGGCCACGCGGCCCTGCTGGACGAGCTGCCGGTCCCGCCCGCACGGGACACGGCGCACTTCGGAACGCTGCCGGACATCATGCCGCTGATCGCCCAGCACGCCCCCGGGATCGCGTACCTGGCGGTGCGGGTGCGCTACGGCGGACGTCACTCCACGGACGCGACGGGCACGGTGCGCGTCGACGCCGAGGCCGGCGTCTGGCCCCTGACCAAGGTCGCGCCCGGGTACCGCCTGCACGAGGAGATCCCGGCGGGCGACTGGCCGGGGGCGGCCCGGGTGATCGGCCGGGAACTGGAGGGCCACGCACGGCGCATCGACTGCGAAGCGGTGGTCGTCGCGGGAGACGCCTGGGCCCGCGGCATCCTCGTCAACCGGCTTCCAGCGCCGCTGCGCGGACATGTCACCATGGTGGAGGGCACGGGCGACGCGGTGCCGGGGCGGGCCCTGCTGGAGCAGCGGCTGGAGAGCCTGTTCAGGGGACGCATGGCGGCGCACGACCGACGCCTGCTGGACGTCTTCCTGGCCCAGCGCGCCCACGGCGCGGTGACGGCCGAGGGACTGCGCGCCGCCGTGGCGGCCCTGCAACGGGGCCAGGTCAGGGCTCTGCTGCTCAACAACCACCCCGAGTCGCCACTGCGCCTGTGGGTCGGCCCGGAACCCGGCCAAATCGCCCTCACAGAAGAGGAGTTGCGCTCCTACGGCGTCCAGGACGTACGCCGGGAGCGCGCCGACGCGGCACTGACCCGGGCGCTGGTCGGCACCCGGGCGGAACTCGTCCTGGTGCCCGAGCGGGAGGCTCGGCTGCACGAGGGCGTGGGCGTCCTGCTGCGCTGTCCGCTGCCCCGCGACGGCCAGGACGCACCGGGGACATGA
- a CDS encoding Rv1733c family protein, translated as MRANTPGRLPLWRWRSNPMRRREDVIEGWVLLATWAVISVGAPLTGVVVGQAAADGLARQQVERHPATAVLVTTARPGGDSVTTPDDRVSGTVRWTEPDGTRHEARTLVAPTFEAGDRIGIWTDQHHRVTPPPLTPSQAATQAAATGALVSLAVAGAAGAGCCAARAALDRRRARAWEAEWHEVGPQWGRAAR; from the coding sequence ATGAGGGCGAACACACCCGGCCGGCTTCCGCTGTGGCGGTGGCGGAGCAATCCGATGCGCCGGCGTGAGGACGTGATCGAGGGCTGGGTCCTGCTGGCCACGTGGGCCGTCATCTCGGTGGGCGCTCCCCTGACGGGGGTGGTCGTCGGCCAGGCGGCGGCGGACGGCCTCGCCCGGCAGCAGGTGGAGCGGCACCCGGCCACCGCTGTCCTGGTCACCACGGCCCGGCCCGGCGGCGACAGTGTGACGACGCCGGACGACCGGGTCTCGGGGACCGTCCGCTGGACGGAACCGGACGGCACCCGGCACGAGGCCCGGACCCTGGTCGCGCCCACCTTCGAAGCGGGCGACCGGATCGGAATATGGACCGATCAGCACCACCGCGTCACTCCCCCGCCCCTGACCCCGTCCCAGGCCGCGACACAGGCGGCGGCCACGGGCGCGCTGGTGTCGCTCGCCGTCGCGGGTGCCGCCGGCGCCGGATGCTGTGCGGCCCGCGCCGCGCTCGACCGGCGCCGTGCCCGCGCCTGGGAGGCCGAGTGGCACGAGGTCGGACCGCAGTGGGGCCGCGCGGCACGCTGA
- a CDS encoding universal stress protein, whose product MLRPVVAGLDGSRESLAAAHWAAREALRRGLPLRLVHAWEGLPDTAGSAGLPEVRVPQSRVRRMLRDTVGELAASYPRLDLSSEQVRRQPGPALLDEAAHAELLVIGSQGLGAVGGFVLGSVAMATAVHAERPVVLVRAGETAGSEHLPDVSGHVSTGTAHRDVAVAVDTDGSCDDVLDFAFRAAELRGAPLRVVHAWHVPLTHGLPDARTRGSFRQEAERELAALLEPWRQKFPAVYVAATLHEGRPAHVLPGAVSGSGLLVVGRRRRHPAIGAHAGPVTHALVHHVTRPVALVPHDD is encoded by the coding sequence ATGCTGAGACCCGTCGTGGCCGGCCTGGACGGTTCGCGCGAGAGCCTCGCCGCGGCCCACTGGGCGGCCAGGGAGGCCCTCCGGCGGGGGCTGCCGCTCCGGCTGGTGCACGCCTGGGAGGGCCTGCCCGACACCGCCGGGAGCGCGGGTCTGCCCGAGGTGCGCGTGCCGCAGTCCCGTGTGCGCCGGATGCTCCGGGACACGGTCGGCGAGCTGGCCGCGTCGTACCCGCGCCTCGACCTGTCGAGCGAGCAGGTGCGCCGGCAGCCGGGTCCCGCGCTGCTCGACGAGGCGGCGCACGCCGAGCTGCTGGTCATCGGCAGCCAGGGGCTGGGCGCGGTCGGAGGCTTCGTCCTGGGCTCGGTGGCCATGGCGACCGCCGTGCACGCTGAGCGGCCCGTCGTCCTCGTAAGGGCGGGGGAGACGGCGGGGAGCGAACATCTGCCGGACGTCTCCGGACACGTCTCGACGGGGACCGCGCACCGTGACGTGGCGGTCGCCGTCGACACCGACGGCTCCTGCGACGACGTCCTGGACTTCGCCTTCCGCGCCGCCGAACTGCGCGGGGCGCCCCTGCGGGTGGTGCACGCCTGGCACGTGCCGCTGACCCACGGGCTGCCGGACGCGCGCACCCGGGGATCGTTCCGGCAGGAGGCGGAACGGGAACTGGCCGCGCTGCTGGAGCCCTGGCGGCAGAAGTTCCCCGCCGTGTACGTGGCTGCGACGCTGCACGAGGGGCGCCCGGCGCACGTTCTGCCGGGCGCCGTGAGCGGGTCGGGCCTGCTGGTGGTGGGCCGCCGCAGGCGGCACCCCGCGATCGGCGCGCACGCGGGTCCGGTCACGCACGCCCTCGTCCACCACGTCACCCGCCCGGTCGCGCTCGTGCCCCACGACGACTGA
- a CDS encoding CBS domain-containing protein, whose protein sequence is MHGSPHIVSDVMTHTVVAVGRDAPFKEIVGLMAQWKVSALPVLEGEGRVIGVVSEADLLPKEEFRDSDPDRFTQLRRLPDLAKAGAVTAGELMTSPAVTVHSDATLAEAARIMGRHRVKRLPVVTGEGLLEGMVSRGDLLKVFMRSDDDLAEEIRREIVSHLFPAPLEPVHVGVVDGVVTLTGRIRDASLVPVAARLVRAVEGVVDVECDLASGPAVTEQR, encoded by the coding sequence GAGCGACGTCATGACGCACACGGTCGTGGCCGTGGGACGCGACGCCCCGTTCAAGGAGATCGTCGGCCTCATGGCGCAGTGGAAGGTCAGCGCCCTTCCCGTGCTGGAGGGCGAAGGACGCGTGATCGGTGTCGTGTCCGAGGCCGACCTGCTGCCCAAGGAGGAGTTCCGCGACAGCGACCCCGACCGGTTCACCCAGCTCCGCCGGCTGCCCGACCTGGCCAAGGCGGGCGCGGTGACGGCCGGGGAGCTGATGACCTCCCCGGCGGTCACCGTCCACTCCGACGCCACCCTCGCCGAGGCGGCGCGCATCATGGGCCGGCACCGGGTCAAACGGCTGCCCGTCGTCACCGGCGAGGGACTGCTGGAGGGCATGGTCAGCCGGGGCGACCTGCTGAAGGTCTTCATGCGGTCGGACGACGACCTGGCCGAGGAGATCCGCCGGGAGATCGTCTCCCACCTCTTCCCCGCCCCGCTGGAGCCCGTCCACGTCGGCGTCGTCGACGGCGTGGTCACGCTCACCGGCCGGATAAGGGACGCCTCGCTGGTGCCCGTGGCCGCCCGCCTGGTACGGGCCGTGGAGGGCGTCGTCGACGTCGAGTGCGATCTCGCGAGCGGGCCGGCGGTGACCGAACAGCGCTGA